Proteins from one Camelina sativa cultivar DH55 chromosome 8, Cs, whole genome shotgun sequence genomic window:
- the LOC104707730 gene encoding CASP-like protein 1C1 produces the protein MVKLTKRIGGLVLRLAAFGAALAALIVMVTSRERASFFAVSLEAKYTDMAAFKYFVIANAVVSVYSFLVLFLPKESLLWKFVVVLDLVMTMLLTSSLSAALAVAQVGKKGNANAGWLPICGQVPKFCDQVTGALIAGFVALVLYVLLLLYSLHSVVDPFLLQKS, from the exons ATGGTGAAGTTGACAAAGAGAATAGGAGGGCTTGTGCTGCGATTGGCAGCGTTTGGTGCGGCTCTTGCCGCCTTGATCGTTATGGTCACTAGCCGCGAGAGAGCTTCCTTCTTCGCTGTCTCTCTCGAAGCTAAATATACGGATATGGCCGCGTTTAA GTATTTTGTGATCGCAAACGCTGTCGTCAGTGTTTACAGCTTTCTAGTTCTGTTTCTTCCAAAGGAGAGTTTGCTTTGGAAATTCGTCGTCGTCTTGGATTTG GTGATGACAATGCTACTGACGTCAAGCTTATCGGCGGCACTAGCGGTGGCACAAGTGGGAAAGAAGGGAAACGCAAACGCAGGTTGGCTTCCCATTTGCGGTCAAGTTCCAAAGTTCTGCGATCAGGTCACCGGAGCTCTAATCGCCGGTTTTGTCGCACTCGTCCTCTACGTCCTCTTACTCTTGTATTCTCTCCACTCCGTCGTCGACCCTTTTCTCCTTCAGAAATCTTGA
- the LOC104707731 gene encoding thioredoxin M2, chloroplastic — protein sequence MAAFTCTSRPPISLRSDSKIVSSPPPSASLSSRRMFAVLPESSGLRTRLSLSPSSLTSIHHPRVSRVRRAVVCEAQETTTDIPVVTDSNWDSLVLKADGPVLVDFWAPWCGPCKMIDPLVNDLAQQYTGKIKFYKLNTDESPTTPGQYGVRSIPTIMIFVNGEKKDTIIGAVPKTTLTSSIDKFL from the exons ATGGCTGCTTTCACTTGTACCTCTCGTCCACCGATTTCTCTCCGTTCCGATTCCAAAATCGTATCCTCACCACCACCATcggcttctctctcttctcgccGGATGTTCGCCGTCTTACCGGAATCATCAGGTCTCAGAACccgtctttctctctctccgtcTTCGTTGACCTCGATTCATCATCCTAGGGTTTCTAGAGTACGGAGAGCCGTCGTTTGTGAAGCTCAGGAAACTACTACCGata TTCCAGTGGTCACTGACTCGAATTGGGATTCTCTAGTTCTTAAGGCAGACGGGCCTGTATTGGTCGACTTTTGGGCACCATGGTGTGGACCTTGCAAGATGATTGACCCGCTCGTTAATGATCTAGCACAACAGTACACTGGGAAGATCAAGTTCTACAAACTAAACACTGATGAATCTCCTACAACACCAGGCCAGTACGGAGTTAGAAGCATTCCTACGATCATGATATTTGTCAATGGTGAGAAGAAGGATACGATCATAGGTGCTGTGCCCAAAACCACTCTCACATCTAGCATTGATAAGTTCTTGTAA
- the LOC104707732 gene encoding E3 ubiquitin-protein ligase RMA1-like → MALDQSYEDAAVLGELYGEGAFCFKSKKPEPISVSAPSDDNVDDSNFDCNICLDSVQEPVVTLCGHLFCWPCIHKWLDVQSFSSSDEYQRHRQCPVCKSKVSTTTLVPLYGRGRCTTQEEGKTSVPRRPLGPVYRLEMPSSADMRLSQRVQFNSPQEGYYPVSGVMSSDSLSYSAVLDPMMVMVGEMVATRLFGTQVMDRFAYPDTYNLAGTSGPRMRRRIMQADKSLGRIYVFFMCCVFLCLLLF, encoded by the coding sequence ATGGCCTTGGATCAATCTTATGAAGATGCTGCTGTACTTGGAGAACTTTATGGAGAAGGTGCATTTTGTTTCAAGAGCAAGAAACCTGAACCTATCTCAGTCTCTGCTCCTTCTGatgataatgttgatgattccaATTTCGACTGCAATATCTGTTTAGACTCGGTTCAAGAGCCTGTTGTGACTCTCTGTGGTCACCTCTTTTGCTGGCCCTGTATTCACAAATGGCTTGATGTACAGAGTTTCTCGTCAAGTGATGAGTACCAAAGACATAGACAGTGTCCTGTTTGTAAATCCAAAGTGTCTACTACTACTTTGGTTCCTTTGTATGGCAGAGGCCGTTGTACTACTCAGGAAGAAGGTAAAACCAGTGTCCCTAGAAGACCATTAGGACCTGTTTACCGGCTTGAGATGCCTTCTAGTGCCGACATGCGGTTATCACAACGTGTTCAATTCAATAGCCCACAGGAAGGTTACTACCCTGTCTCAGGGGTTATGAGTTCAGACAGTTTATCATACTCTGCTGTTTTGGATCCAATGATGGTGATGGTTGGAGAAATGGTAGCTACGAGATTGTTTGGAACACAAGTGATGGATAGATTTGCATATCCGGATACTTACAATCTCGCAGGGACAAGCGGGCCGAGGATGAGGAGGCGGATTATGCAGGCGGATAAATCGCTGGGAAGAATCTACGTCTTCTTTAtgtgttgtgtttttctttgtcttctcttgtTTTAG
- the LOC104707733 gene encoding protein ACCELERATED CELL DEATH 6 — MGRPDVDLDRRLAEKHPAIPRNNVRSAPSLDLSTLFEETSETIPMDPKMMAAIRAGNENYLRNNNSYVRLAPTLVNDRGNTVLHLAASSGHASLVRYIIKEYPSLLMKPNLMGEVALHVAAGAGHLEVIWNLIDFIKDISCNNIGVAKRIYFAKNKNQDTALHVALKEKHIVVASYLVSAEKSLSFVANNDGFSPLYLAAKAGEAGLVTKMCNETNELSSKVGGRSIVHAALKANRKDILADILSKDASLINLRDEGRTSLSFGASIGFYDGFFYILEKDLDKVYVSDDDGLFPIHMAAKYGHVQILAEILKRCPETLELLDRDGQNILHIAAKHGKLEVIKFILRCCKDKNKKRLVNEQDADGNTPLHLATTNWHPKVVSLFTWDHRVDLKKTNYNGFTALDVAEENIDSSYIVHQRLTWMALINAGAPKSSVPITENLRSFKKPDGVKYKDRVNTLLLVATLVATMTFTAGFTLPGGYNDSFPHLGMAILAKRTAFQVFLVCDTLAMYSSIITIVALIWAQLGDLSIILSAFNIALPFLGLALTSMSIAFMAGTYAAVSHLPLLRYFILGIGTIFILVLLLLLVPYVSPYAHAQPFLRHIFYYPYFLKLLAAGDNNPMHVDVYTASDE, encoded by the exons atgGGAAGGCCTGATGTGGACTTGGATCGACGATTAGCAGAAAAACATCCGGCGATACCAAGAAACAATGTCAGATCCGCACCATCTCTTGATTTGTCCACTCTCTTCGAAGAAACTAGTGAAACTATTCCGATGGATCCAAAGATGATGGCTGCAATAAGAGCAGGTAACGAAAATTACCTGAGAAATAATAACAGTTACGTTAGGCTTGCTCCAACCTTAGTGAACGACCGTGGAAATACAGTACTTCATCTTGCTGCTTCATCGGGTCACGCAAGCCTAGTGCGTTATATAATCAAAGAATACCCAAGTTTGCTAATGAAGCCAAATTTGATGGGTGAAGTTGCTCTCCATGTGGCAGCAGGAGCAGGCCATCTGGAGGTTATATGGAATCTAATTGATTTCATAAAAGATATATCTTGTAATAACATAGGTGTTGCAAAAAGGATATATTTTGCTAAGAACAAAAACCAAGACACTGCTTTGCATGTTGCTTTGAAAGAGAAACATATAGTGGTGGCTTCCTATTTGGTCTCAGCAGAAAAATCTTTGTCTTTTGTTGCCAACAACGATGGGTTTTCTCCCTTGTATCTTGCTGCTAAAGCTGGAGAGGCAGGTCTTGTGACAAAAATGTGCAACGAAACAAATGAGTTAAGTTCAAAGGTTGGAGGAAGATCCATAGTACATGCAGCATTAAAGGCTAATAGGAAAG atatccTTGCTGATATACTTAGCAAAGATGCAAGTCTTATCAACTTGAGAGATGAAGGAAggacttctctttcttttggaGCATCCATAGGATTTTATGATggatttttctatattttggaAAAAGATCTAGACAAGGTTTATGTCAGCGATGATGATGGCTTATTTCCAATTCATATGGCGGCCAAGTACGGTCACGTTCAAATTCTTGCGGAAATTCTTAAGCGTTGTCCAGAGACACTTGAGTTGCTTGATAGGGATGGTCAAAATATTCTTCATATTGCGGCAAAGCATGGGAAACTCGAAGTTATCAAGTTTATCCTAAGATGTTGTAAGgataagaacaagaaaaggtTGGTTAATGAACAAGATGCCGATGGCAACACACCGTTGCATCTAGCCACCACAAACTGGCACCCTAAAGTTGTGAGTTTGTTTACATGGGACCATAGAGTTGacctgaaaaaaacaaactacaatGGTTTCACTGCTTTAGATGTTGCTGAGGAGAACATTGATTCGAGCTACATAGTTCATCAG AGATTGACATGGATGGCTTTGATCAATGCTGGTGCACCAAAAAGTTCCGTTCCAATTACAGAGAATCTTAGATCATTCAAGAAGCCAGATGGTGTAAAGTACAAAGATCGAGTCAATACTCTTTTGTTGGTTGCAACTCTTGTAGCCACCATGACTTTCACTGCAGGATTCACATTACCTGGTGGTTACAACGACTCTTTTCCCCACTTGGGAATGGCCATTTTGGCCAAGAGAACGGCTTTCCAAGTCTTTCTTGTATGCGATACACTGGCGATGTATTCTTCTATCATAACAATAGTTGCTCTCATTTGGGCACAGCTCGGTGATCTTTCTATCATACTCAGTGCTTTCAACATAGCACTTCCATTTCTCGGACTTGCTCTTACATCAATGTCAATAGCATTTATGGCTGGCACGTATGCTGCGGTAAGCCATCTGCCCTTGCTTCGTTATTTCATTTTGGGTATTGGTACCATATTCATATTGGTTTTGTTGCTGCTCCTTGTTCCTTATGTATCTCCATATGCTCATGCCCAACCCTTTCTTCGACATATTTTCTACTATCCCTATTTCCTTAAGCTTTTGGCTGCTGGTGACAACAACCCTATGCATGTTGATGTGTACACTGCATCAGATGAATGA
- the LOC104707734 gene encoding protein ACCELERATED CELL DEATH 6, with amino-acid sequence MLNSSPSLIIFFLSVRSLYMDPETYGAVVMGKVQDFEEIMQENEIPVLDQVTFQGNTILHLAAIYGYEHLVRRILDHELHVLRGWNPNLNGNFVPDFSHYQTLLVRQNYKGDLALHLAAAAGHELIVDLLVESLRRLPQDRAMVVGSEHMVIGNIFRVSNNDGDTALHLALKGNHVSVSLQLVREDRSTCFLLDKEDISPLYMAAEAGHDALVEHMLQGLDASFVGKSVLCAAVKGQNLDILTAVLESDSDLIDSRDEDGLTPLSFAASIGYDIGVQHMLTRFASSTQVAYVKNEDGSFPIHSACSASSTSALKVILEHHPDTIEMLNSQGQNVLHVAAESGNAGAAGYLFRKVDIKRLINEQDVEGNTPLHLASINSHPNIVSLFIHDSRVDLKIMNYKGFTALDAAEDHMAAIPSLQEWLIWMALVSAGTTRAPRVHHTPSLTTDEDLILKLHKDRVNTLLVVATLVATMAFAAGLSVPLGYNSTEFKSNVKHSYQESAFHAFVICNSVAVYSAVISTVSLIGTQLADLKCMLTTFKFIVPLLGFSIIAMSLAFVAGLYLVLGQHYWLAIFILASGGFYLMALLLLIIPYASPYTFSPLLFRYFLRFPFSMLVFFAYWRDGTDGGCSSRVFRWPFLG; translated from the exons ATGCTCAACAGCTCCCCAAgtctaattatcttttttttatcagtAAGATCACTCTATATGGATCCTGAGACTTATGGGGCAGTAGTTATGGGTAAGGTTCAAGACTTTGAAGAAATTATGCAGGAGAATGAAATTCCTGTTCTTGATCAGGTCACGTTCCAGGGGAATACGATTCTGCACCTTGCTGCTATTTATGGTTATGAACACTTAGTGCGGCGTATCCTTGACCATGAGCTACACGTTCTTAGGGGTTGGAACCCTAACTTAAATGGCAACTTCGTCCCAGATTTCTCTCATTACCAGACTCTTCTGGTGAGACAAAACTACAAGGGAGACCTTGCTCTCCATTTAGCAGCTGCTGCAGGACACGAGCTCATAGTTGACCTTCTTGTTGAATCCCTAAGGCGGCTTCCACAAGATAGAGCTATGGTGGTTGGATCAGAGCATATGGTAATTGGGAATATTTTCAGAGTTTCCAACAATGATGGGGATACCGCATTGCACCTCGCCTTGAAAGGAAACCATGTATCTGTTTCTTTGCAACTTGTTCGTGAAGATCGAAGCACTTGCTTTCTTCTAGACAAGGAGGATATATCTCCATTGTATATGGCGGCTGAAGCTGGACATGATGCACTTGTGGAGCATATGTTACAGGGTTTGGATGCAAGTTTTGTTGGGAAGTCAGTTTTGTGTGCTGCAGTAAAAGGCCAGAACCTTG ATATATTGACAGCTGTATTGGAGAGTGACTCAGATCTGATAGACTCAAGGGATGAAGATGGATTAACTCCACTTTCCTTTGCAGCATCCATTGGATATGACATTGGAGTGCAGCATATGCTAACCAGATTTGCAAGTTCTACACAGGTTGCTTACGTTAAGAATGAAGATGGTTCTTTCCCCATTCACTCAGCCTGCAGTGCTAGTTCCACCTCAGCTCTCAAGGTGATCTTGGAACACCACCCAGACACAATAGAGATGCTTAACTCACAGGGTCAAAACGTTCTTCATGTCGCTGCTGAAAGTGGGAATGCAGGAGCTGCTGGCTATTTGTTCAGAAAAGTTGACATCAAAAGGTTAATCAATGAACAAGACGTAGAAGGAAACACACCGTTACATTTAGCCAGCATAAATTCTCATCCCAATATTGTAAGTCTCTTCATACATGATAGTAGAGTTGACTTGAAAATAATGAATTACAAAGGGTTCACCGCTCTAGATGCAGCTGAGGACCATATGGCGGCAATTCCTTCACTCCAAGAG TGGTTGATATGGATGGCATTGGTGTCCGCTGGTACAACTAGAGCTCCACGAGTTCATCACACTCCTAGTCTTACAACAGACGAGGACTTAATCCTAAAACTTCACAAGGATAGAGTAAACACTCTCCTTGTGGTGGCAACACTAGTAGCTACAATGGCTTTTGCTGCAGGCTTGAGTGTGCCACTAGGTTACAACAGCACAGAGTTCAAGTCAAACGTCAAACATTCTTACCAAGAATCTGCATTTCATGCTTTTGTCATCTGCAATAGCGTTGCTGTCTATAGTGCTGTCATATCAACAGTTTCTCTTATAGGGACACAATTGGCTGACCTAAAATGCATGCTGACCACCTTCAAGTTTATTGTGCCACTTCTGGGGTTTTCCATTATCGCCATGTCTTTGGCTTTTGTTGCAGGCTTATACTTGGTCTTAGGACAGCATTATTGGCTTGCCATATTTATCTTGGCCTCAGGCGGCTTCTATCTCATGGCTCTACTTCTGCTCATCATCCCTTACGCTTCGCCTTATACCTTTAGTCCCCTACTTTTCCGCTACTTCTTGCGGTTTCCCTTTTCCATGCTGGTTTTCTTTGCATACTGGAGGGATGGCACTGATGGGGGATGCTCGTCGCGAGTTTTCCGTTGGCCATTTCTTGGTTAA
- the LOC104707735 gene encoding protein STABILIZED1-like, translating to MVFLSIPNGKTLSFDVNPNSTTISAFEQLVHQRSDVPQPLVRYSLRNRNPSRVLLDSKDSDSILLSDLGVSRFSTVMIHVPLLGGMQGMPPPKPRLDFLNSKPPSNYVAGLGRGATGFTTRSDIGPARAAPDLPDRSAAVTAAAPGVGRGAGKPSEADDDEETEEKGYDENQKFDEFEGNDAGLFSNAEYDEDDKEADEIWESIDQRMDSRRKDRREAKLKEEIEKYRASNPKITEQFADLKRKLHTLSADEWDSIPEIGDYSLRNKKKKFESFVPIPDTLLEKAKKEKELVMALDPKSRAAGGSETPWGQTPVTDLTAVGEGRGTVLSLKLDRLSDSVSGQTVVDPKGYLTDLKSMKRTTDEEMYDRNRARLLYKSLTQSNPKNPNGWIAAARVEEMDGKKKAAKLQIQRGCEECPKNEDVWLEACRLADPEDAKGVIAKGVKLIPNSVKLWLEAAKLEHDDENKSRVLRKGLEHIQDSVRLWKTVVELANEEDARVLLHRAVECCPLHLELWVALARLETYAESKKVLNKAREKLPKEPAIWITAAKLEEANGNTAMVGKIIDRGIKTLQREGVVIDRENWMSEAEASERAGSVATCQAIIKNTIGIGVEEEDRKRTWVADADECKKRGSIETARAIYAHALTVFLTKKSIWLKAAQLEKSHGSRESLDALLRKAVTYVPQAEVLWLMGAKEKWLAEDVPAARAILQEAYAAIPNSEEIWLAAFKLEFENKEPERARMLLAKARERGGTERVWMKSAIVERELGNVEEERRLLEEGLKQFPTFFKLWLMLGQLEERFKHLEQARKAYDSGLKHCPHCIPLWLSLANLEEKVNGLNRARAILTMARKRNPGGAELWLAAIRAELRHENKREAEHLMSKALQECPKSGILWAADIEMAPRPRRKTKSVDAMKKCDHDPHVTAAVAKLFWQDKKVEKARSWFKRAVTIAPNIGDFWALYYKFEHQHGSEENQKEVIAKCVACEPKHGEKWQAISKAVENAHQPIETILKRVVSAMSKEEKAA from the coding sequence ATGGTGTTTCTCTCGATTCCCAACGGAAAGACTCTATCGTTCGACGTGAACCCTAATTCAACCACAATCTCCGCCTTCGAACAATTGGTTCACCAACGCAGCGATGTTCCACAGCCTCTCGTTCGTTACTCGCTCCGTAACCGAAACCCTAGCCGTGTGCTCTTAGATTCAAAGGATTCCGATTCGATCTTACTATCCGATCTCGGTGTTTCTCGTTTCTCTACCGTGATGATCCATGTCCCTCTTTTGGGTGGTATGCAAGGAATGCCTCCGCCTAAGCCTCGTCTCGATTTCCTCAATTCTAAGCCTCCGTCGAATTATGTAGCGGGTTTGGGTCGTGGTGCTACGGGGTTTACTACTCGGTCCGATATTGGTCCCGCTCGTGCGGCTCCGGATCTACCTGATCGATCTGCTGCGGTTACAGCGGCTGCTCCAGGCGTAGGTCGTGGGGCAGGGAAGCCAAGTGAGGCggatgatgatgaggaaacTGAGGAGAAAGGGTACGATGAGAATCAGAAGTTTGATGAGTTTGAAGGGAACGATGCTGGTTTGTTCTCGAACGCCGAGTACGATGAGGATGATAAAGAGGCTGATGAGATCTGGGAGTCTATTGACCAGAGGATGGATTCGAGGAGGAAAGACCGGAGAGAAGCGAAGCTGAAGGAAGAAATCGAGAAATACAGAGCCTCGAACCCTAAGATTACTGAGCAGTTTGCGGATTTGAAGAGGAAACTACACACTTTGTCTGCGGATGAATGGGATAGTATTCCTGAGATTGGGGATTACTCGCTgcggaacaagaagaagaagtttgagagctttGTACCTATTCCTGATACGCTTTTGGAAAAGGCAAAGAAGGAAAAGGAGCTCGTCATGGCCTTAGACCCAAAGAGCAGAGCCGCTGGTGGGTCGGAGACACCATGGGGGCAGACGCCTGTTACAGACTTGACTGCCGTCGGTGAGGGAAGAGGTACGGTGTTGTCTCTGAAGCTTGATAGGTTATCAGATTCAGTTTCCGGGCAAACTGTTGTGGACCCTAAAGGCTACTTAACTGACCTGAAGAGTATGAAAAGAACCACTGATGAAGAGATGTACGATCGCAACAGAGCTAGATTGTTATACAAGAGTCTAACCCAGTCTAATCCAAAGAATCCTAATGGCTGGATTGCTGCTGCTAGAGTGGAGGAAATGGATGGGAAGAAGAAAGCAGCTAAGCTTCAGATTCAGAGGGGATGCGAAGAGTGTCCCAAAAATGAGGATGTTTGGCTTGAAGCTTGTAGGTTAGCCGATCCAGAAGATGCCAAGGGGGTTATTGCAAAGGGAGTTAAGCTGATACCCAATTCAGTGAAGCTATGGTTGGAGGCTGCCAAGCTGGAGCATGATGATGAGAACAAGAGTAGGGTGTTGAGAAAGGGATTGGAGCATATTCAAGACTCGGTAAGGCTATGGAAGACTGTTGTTGAGTTGGCTAATGAGGAAGATGCAAGGGTTTTGCTTCACAGGGCTGTGGAGTGCTGCCCGTTGCATCTGGAGCTATGGGTGGCACTTGCGAGGCTCGAAACATATGCCGAGTCAAAGAAGGTGTTGAATAAAGCAAGAGAGAAGCTCCCGAAGGAGCCTGCAATTTGGATCACCGCTGCCAAGCTAGAGGAAGCTAATGGGAACACGGCTATGGTGGGAAAGATTATTGATAGGGGTATAAAGACTCTGCAGAGAGAAGGGGTTGTCATTGACCGTGAAAATTGGATGAGTGAGGCTGAGGCTTCTGAGAGAGCTGGGTCTGTTGCAACGTGTCAGGCGATCATTAAGAACACAATCGGTATTGGAGTCGAAGAAGAGGATAGAAAGAGAACTTGGGTTGCTGATGCAGACGAGTGCAAGAAGAGGGGTTCCATTGAGACTGCAAGAGCAATATACGCCCATGCTCTTACCGTATTCTTGACCAAGAAGAGTATCTGGCTTAAAGCGGCACAGCTTGAGAAGAGCCACGGGAGTAGGGAGTCCCTTGATGCCTTGTTGCGTAAGGCTGTCACATATGTCCCTCAGGCTGAGGTTCTCTGGCTCATGGGTGCCAAAGAAAAGTGGCTTGCTGAAGATGTTCCAGCAGCCCGTGCAATTCTTCAAGAGGCTTATGCTGCAATTCCCAACTCTGAGGAAATCTGGCTTGCTGCTTTCAAGCTCGAGTTTGAGAACAAGGAGCCAGAGAGGGCGAGAATGCTTCTTGCAAAAGCAAGGGAAAGAGGAGGGACTGAGAGGGTCTGGATGAAGTCAGCCATTGTTGAGAGAGAACTTGGCAACGTAGAGGAGGAGAGGAGATTGCTTGAAGAAGGCTTGAAGCAATTCCCAACATTCTTCAAGCTTTGGTTGATGCTTGGGCAGCTTGAGGAACGGTTCAAGCATCTGGAACAGGCCAGGAAAGCTTATGACTCTGGCTTGAAGCACTGCCCCCACTGCATACCGCTGTGGCTCTCTCTTGCTAATCTTGAAGAAAAAGTGAATGGGCTGAACAGAGCTCGGGCTATTCTCACCATGGCAAGGAAGAGGAATCCTGGGGGGGCTGAGCTATGGTTAGCTGCTATTCGTGCCGAACTGAGGCATGAGAACAAGAGAGAAGCAGAGCACTTGATGTCAAAGGCTCTGCAAGAGTGTCCCAAGAGTGGTATCCTCTGGGCTGCGGACATCGAGATGGCTCCACGTCCTCGCcggaaaacaaagagtgtgGATGCTATGAAGAAGTGTGATCACGACCCTCATGTCACTGCAGCTGTTGCCAAGCTCTTTTGGCAAGACAAGAAGGTGGAGAAAGCCAGATCATGGTTTAAACGGGCTGTTACCATTGCCCCAAATATTGGCGATTTCTGGGCGTTGTACTACAAATTTGAACATCAACATGGTTCTGAGGAGAACCAGAAGGAAGTGATTGCGAAGTGTGTGGCTTGTGAGCCGAAGCATGGTGAGAAGTGGCAAGCCATCTCCAAAGCGGTTGAGAATGCTCACCAGCCCATTGAAACCATCTTGAAGAGAGTTGTGTCTGCGATGAGCAAGGAAGAGAAGGCTGCTTGA